The nucleotide sequence GTTGTCGACGATGTCCTTATCGGGCGTCATCATGGCGCCGCCTACCATCACCCCACCCGAGGTGGAAGCGCCCATGCTGCCGGAGCTCATGGAGGCATCGCCGCTCATCTTCATTTCTTTCATGTCCTTGCCTTTGCGGGGCTTGGTGGTGGCTTTCATCTTTGAGCCATCGGCGGCTTCGCCTTTTACCTTCATCTTGCCATCGTCGGCCACCTTGGTTTTGGTGGTCATCTCGGCGTCTTTGGTTTTGGTCTTCTCGTCGTCCGACTTAGTCTTGGTGGTCTGGGCGGCGGCGGTAGAGGAAAGGCCAACGTTTACGGCCAGAGCCAGCGTGGCTACGGAAAGGAATTGCTTGAACATGGTGTGAGAATATAGTGAGTGAGGGGAATTCGGATTTGGGCCTTATACGGGCTATAGCCGGGAATAGATATAGCCGGAGCTATAAGTGCCCTCAGGTGCCTGTAAGCAGGATTCAGGCAGCCGGAAACAGAACACTAGGGTCGTTGTGGGCGGGCGAGTTTACGAGGGTGCTCACTACGTACTCCTGCATCTGGTCGGCGGGGTAGGGCAGCAGCAGACTTTGATGGGCGGCCGGGCCCAGGCCGTCGTCCAGCCAGGCCAGCTCCGCCTCACGCCCTGGCAGAATCACGGGCATGCGGCTGTGGATGCGGGCCATCAGGGCGTTAGGCTCGGTCGTGACGATGGTGAAGGTGGGCAGCACCTCGCCGCTGGCGCGGTCCAGCCACTCATCCCAGAGGCCGGCGAAGGCGTAGGGCTGCTTGTTCTGCAGCAGGATGCGGTGCGGCGTTTTGGGGCCTTTGCTGCCGCCAGTCTGCTGCCACTCATAGAAGCTGTCGGCCAGCACCAGGCAGCGCCGCCGCTGCAGCAGTTGCCGGAACGAGGGCTTCTCGGCCAGCGTTTCGGCGCGGGCGTTGATGGGCTGCGGGCCGGTAGTACGGTCTTTCACCCAGGCCGGCACCAGCCCCCACTGAAACAGCTGCACCCGCCCCGGCTCTGTATTCGTGACGACGGGTAGGCGCTGCGAGGGCGCGGCGTTGTAGTTGGGCACAAGGTCGGCGGGCACGGCCACCTCGAAGCGCTCCGCAATGGCCGGAGCTGGGGTAATGAAGGTATAGCGGCCGCACATAATCAGGAGAGGGAAAGTCAGGAAACGGTTTCCTCTGCAAACGGCCCACCCGCCGCGGAGTTGGCCCGGCGGCGGCATTTTATACAAGCAAATGGCCCCGCGAACTGCCAGTCAGGCGTCGCGGGGCCATTTTACAGATGGCAACAGGAGGAGGTAGGCTAGTTTACCACCATCGTCATGATGGAGTGGGCGGGGCTGTTGGCGCTGGCGCCCTGGCCCTGCATCCAAAGCTGGAAATCCTGCGCTTTGTCGCTGTTGTTCATCACCACCACGGCCACTTTGCCGTCGGGATTGAGAAAAGCCGTGGTGCTGAGATGGTCGCGGTTGGAGGAGCTGATGATGCGCCGCGCACCGGGCTTGATGAACTTGGAGAAGTGGCCAATGTAGTAGTAGGCGTTGGTGTAAATCAGCTTGCCGGTGCGCGTATCGCCGATGATGGGCGAGAAGCAGAAGTTCTGCACGTGGTTGGGGCCGCCGGTTTGGTCGAGCAGCACGTTCCAATCGGTCCAGCCCACGGTGCCGCTGTTGAAGTCGTTGATCATGGAGTGGCCGTACCGCTCGCCTAGGGCCCAGTCGTTCACCTTATCGAAGCTGAATTTCTCCACGCAGCCTTCCGTGAAAATCAGGTTGGTGTTGGGGTAGGCCTCGTGCACGCGGCGCAAGTTGTCGAAGAGCATGCTGCTGCCAGTCCAGGTTTCGTACCAGTGGTAGCCGATGCCCCACACGTACTGCGCAGCCTTGGGGTCGTCGAGGATGGTGCTGGCGCGCTGGTAGATCTGGTCGCGGTTGTGGTCCCAGGCAATTAGCTTCCGGTCGCCAAGGCCGCCTTTCTTCAGCGTCGGGCCGAGGTAGTCCCGGATGAAGTCGCGCTCCTCCTCGGCCGAGAAGATGCAAGACTCCCACTTCTGCTTGGCCATGGGCTCGTTCTGCACGCTCAGCCCCCAGATCGGAATGCCCTGGCGCTCATACTCCTTGATGAACTTCACGTAGTAGTCGGCCCAGGTCTGGCGGTACTGGGGCAGCAGCTTGCCGCCGCGCAGCATGTCGTTGCTGTCCTTCATCCAGGCGGGCGGGCTCCAGGGGCTCACGTACATCGTGAGCTTGCCGCCGGCTGCCGCCTGGGCCTGCTTGATGAATGGAATGCGGTACTGCTCGTCGTGCTTCACGCTGAACGTCTTCAGCTGCTCGTCTTTGTCGGCCACGTAGGTGTAGGGCCCGCTGGAGAAGTCGGAGCTGTGGATGCTCGTGCGGGCCAGCGTGTAGCCGATGCCGGCCGTGGGGCTGTAGTAGGCCTGCATGAACTCTTGCTGGGTGGCCTTGGGCAGCTTGGCGTAGGTTTCGGCGGCGGCATCCGTAAGGGCCCCGCCAATGCCCAGCATGGTCTGGAACGTCTTGCCGGGGTCCACGAAGATGCAGACCTGCGTTTCCAGCGGCTGGCCCACCGGCTGTAGCGTCAGGGTGTTGCCAGCCGAGATCCGCAGCTCGGTGTTGGCAGCGGTGGTAAACACCTGGGCCTTTTTGCCAACGGCCGAATACGGCTGAGAATTGCCGGCGTTTTTGGCGGCTTTCTGGGCTACGGCGCTGCCGGTGCACAAGGCAGCCAGCAGCAAGGAAGGAAGGAGGGTTTTGCGCATAAGAAATTAGGCGGCGGGTGGCCCGCCAGGGCCGCTGGCGTAGAGGCGGCAGCGGAAATGAAAAAGTCTAGAGAGTGGCGCCGTAGGCTACCACACGTAGGTACCCACAGCGCCGGCCGGCAGCGTGGTGCTGGCTGCCTTGCCGCGGTACTGAATGTCGAAGGCCTGGCTGGTGCCGCTGGTGTTCTGCACAATCAGCACTTTCTGGCCGTTCGGTGCCTTGAAGGCCACGTTGGTGAGGCCGCCGGGGGTAGTTGAGCCAATGCGCACCGAGCCGGGCCGCACAAACTTAGCCGCGTGCGCCACCGTGTAGTAGGCCGTGTTGCGCGAAACCGTGTTGCCGTTGATGGTGAGGGCGCCCAGGCAGGTGCTGCAGCCGCCGTTGGTGTGCGGACCGTAGTTTTGGTCGGCGGCCAGGTTCCATTCCAGCACGTTGCGGCTCCAGTTGAGCGTGCCCCCGATAATCAGGTTGTTGATGTGCCAGGTGAAGTCGGCGGCGAAGTTGCCGGGGCCGCCCACCCACTGCTCCGTGAAGTACACGCTCTTAGCCGGGTAGGCGTTGTGCACCTGGCTCATGGCGTTGATGTTGCCGGCGTACAGATGGAACGCCGAGCCATCGACGTAGCGGCTCACCTGCGGATCGGCCAGGATGGCGAGCGGGTAGTCGGTACGGTCGGTATTGTGGTCGTAGAGGATGATTTTGGTGGTCAGCCCGGCCGCCTGCAGCGCCGGGCCCAGGTTGTTTTTGATGAAGGCAGCTTGCTCCGCAGCCGTCATCAGCATGCTGGGGTTGTTGTAGGGATTCAGGGGCTCGTTCTGGATGGTAATGGCATCGAGGCGCACGCCCTCGGCCTGCATCTGCTGCAGGTATTTCACGAAGTAGCGGGCGTACACGTCGTAGAACTCGGGCTTCAGGGAGCCGCCCACGAAGCTGCCGTTGGTTTTCATCCAGGTGGGCGCCGTCCAGGGCGAGCCCAGGATTTTCAGGTCGGGGTTGATCTGCAGAATCTCGCGCAGCACGGGCAGCAGGTCGGCGCGCTCGGGCTCTAGGCTGAAGCGGGCCAGCGTGGGGTCAGTCTGGCCGCCGGGCAGGTCGTTGTAGGTGAACTCGCGGCTGCTCAGGTCCGAAGCCCCGATGCTGATGCGCAAATAGCTCACGCCAATGCTGCCGGCATCGGTGCCGAACAGCTCCCGCAGCAGCGTGGTGCGGTTCGCGGCGGGCAGCTGGTTGAGCAGCTGGGCGCTGCCGCCCGTGAGCGTGTACCCGAAGCCGTCGATGCCCTGAAACGTCTGGGTGGTGTCCACCACAATGGTCGGATTCTGCCCCACCGGTGCCAGGAAATTCAGCGCCAGCGTGCTTTTCTGGAACAGCGCCGACTGGTCGGTAGTCGTCAGCCACAGCGCCACTTGCGACGGGCCCGCCGTGGGCGGCGGCGTCACGGGTGGCGTTGGGGGCGTGGCCGGGTCCGGCGAATCGGTACCGCAGTTGCTCAGGCCCAGCAGCAGCGCGCCGGCCAGAATGCAGATCAGGCTATGTTTCATAGGGGAGTGGCTAGTATTGAGTAGGTGGTATTAGGTATTGAATAGTTAGTCGGGAACAAGCCGCTTAGCAGCGACGGGTATGTAGTAATCAGCGCAGACAGAAGCAGAGCCGCATAGCGGCGGCAGAAATTCTGACAGACCAGCCGCCGCTACGCGGCTGTTTTCTGCTCTCTGCCAACTACTCAATACCAA is from Hymenobacter yonginensis and encodes:
- a CDS encoding glycoside hydrolase family 30 protein; the protein is MKHSLICILAGALLLGLSNCGTDSPDPATPPTPPVTPPPTAGPSQVALWLTTTDQSALFQKSTLALNFLAPVGQNPTIVVDTTQTFQGIDGFGYTLTGGSAQLLNQLPAANRTTLLRELFGTDAGSIGVSYLRISIGASDLSSREFTYNDLPGGQTDPTLARFSLEPERADLLPVLREILQINPDLKILGSPWTAPTWMKTNGSFVGGSLKPEFYDVYARYFVKYLQQMQAEGVRLDAITIQNEPLNPYNNPSMLMTAAEQAAFIKNNLGPALQAAGLTTKIILYDHNTDRTDYPLAILADPQVSRYVDGSAFHLYAGNINAMSQVHNAYPAKSVYFTEQWVGGPGNFAADFTWHINNLIIGGTLNWSRNVLEWNLAADQNYGPHTNGGCSTCLGALTINGNTVSRNTAYYTVAHAAKFVRPGSVRIGSTTPGGLTNVAFKAPNGQKVLIVQNTSGTSQAFDIQYRGKAASTTLPAGAVGTYVW
- a CDS encoding SOS response-associated peptidase — protein: MCGRYTFITPAPAIAERFEVAVPADLVPNYNAAPSQRLPVVTNTEPGRVQLFQWGLVPAWVKDRTTGPQPINARAETLAEKPSFRQLLQRRRCLVLADSFYEWQQTGGSKGPKTPHRILLQNKQPYAFAGLWDEWLDRASGEVLPTFTIVTTEPNALMARIHSRMPVILPGREAELAWLDDGLGPAAHQSLLLPYPADQMQEYVVSTLVNSPAHNDPSVLFPAA
- a CDS encoding glycoside hydrolase family 30 protein, with amino-acid sequence MRKTLLPSLLLAALCTGSAVAQKAAKNAGNSQPYSAVGKKAQVFTTAANTELRISAGNTLTLQPVGQPLETQVCIFVDPGKTFQTMLGIGGALTDAAAETYAKLPKATQQEFMQAYYSPTAGIGYTLARTSIHSSDFSSGPYTYVADKDEQLKTFSVKHDEQYRIPFIKQAQAAAGGKLTMYVSPWSPPAWMKDSNDMLRGGKLLPQYRQTWADYYVKFIKEYERQGIPIWGLSVQNEPMAKQKWESCIFSAEEERDFIRDYLGPTLKKGGLGDRKLIAWDHNRDQIYQRASTILDDPKAAQYVWGIGYHWYETWTGSSMLFDNLRRVHEAYPNTNLIFTEGCVEKFSFDKVNDWALGERYGHSMINDFNSGTVGWTDWNVLLDQTGGPNHVQNFCFSPIIGDTRTGKLIYTNAYYYIGHFSKFIKPGARRIISSSNRDHLSTTAFLNPDGKVAVVVMNNSDKAQDFQLWMQGQGASANSPAHSIMTMVVN